One region of Anopheles merus strain MAF unplaced genomic scaffold, AmerM5.1 LNR4000672, whole genome shotgun sequence genomic DNA includes:
- the LOC121602879 gene encoding LOW QUALITY PROTEIN: deoxyribonuclease-2-alpha-like (The sequence of the model RefSeq protein was modified relative to this genomic sequence to represent the inferred CDS: inserted 1 base in 1 codon), whose product MMLRLWLCLGGVLQVAKIAYGQSSAPPDEVLGCRLETGELVDWYYLYKLPKESSERDSPTNGLRYTFVSSKDGGGKHTKGSPLQWHTAQYSVNQSESAPGRTITPSGRHPSTVFTILYNDEPANAPVDMERGHTKGVVSTDGTAGYWLIHSVPKFPQPLGXDYGYPHTGMMYGQSFLCISLNATQMETVARQLLFNEVTVYSKSVPAALAARFPTLQRAAQMAPVDKSPPFYSAQTIQSRAGVEFVTFAKSRHFGKELYADWIAPALDVGLMVESWQHGSGNLPSDCSSDGRRRRHSVLNVREVSVGREDRFSTLKDHSKWAVGGAGGDGGVKDAKEWICVGDINRQEHQKQRGGGSVCQSSKLVAELYRGMIDEVEPCPK is encoded by the exons ATGATGCTCCGTTTGTGGCTGTGTCTCGGTGGTGTGTTACAAGTGGCCAAGATCGCTTACGGACAATCTTCTGCCCCGCCCGACGAAGTCCTTGGTTGTCGTTTGGAAACGGGCGAATTGGTTGATTG GTATTACCTATACAAGCTACCGAAGGAGTCTTCCGAGCGAGACTCCCCGACCAACGGGTTGCGGTACACGTTCGTATCGTCGAAGGATGGCGGTGGAAAGCACACCAAAGGATCACCACTACAATGGCACACTGCCCAGTACAGCGTGAACCAGTCCGAAAGTGCACCCGGCCGCACGATTACACCCTCCGGCCGGCATCCGTCCACCGTCTTCACGATCCTGTACAACGATGAACCCGCGAACGCACCGGTCGACATGGAGCGTGGCCACACGAAGGGTGTCGTCAGTACGGACGGTACCGCGGGCTATTGGTTGATTCACTCCGTCCCAAAATTTCCACAGCCATTGG CCGATTACGGATACCCGCACACCGGCATGATGTACGGGCAAAGCTTCCTGTGCATTTCGCTGAACGCAACGCAGATGGAAACCGTTGCCAGGCAGCTGCTGTTCAACGAGGTGACGGTGTATTCGAAGAGCGTTCCAGCGGCATTGGCGGCCCGCTTCCCTACGCTACAGCGTGCCGCCCAGATGGCACCGGTCGATAAGTCGCCACCGTTTTACAGCGCCCAAACGATCCAATCCCGGGCCGGTGTGGAGTTTGTGACGTTCGCGAAAAGTCGCCACTTTGGGAAGGAGCTGTACGCGGACTGGATTGCGCCGGCACTGGATGTGGGGTTGATGGTGGAAAGCTGGCAACACGGCAGTGGCAATCTGCCGAGTGACTGCTCATCGGATGGCCGCCGGCGCCGGCACAGTGTGCTGAATGTGCGTGAAGTGTCTGTTGGGCGGGAGGATCGGTTTTCCACGCTGAAAGATCACTCGAAGTGGGCAGTAGGTGGTgcgggtggtgatggtggagtGAAGGATGCGAAAGAATGGATTTGTGTCGGAGACATTAACAGGCAGGAGCACCAGAAGCAGCGGGGCGGTGGCAGCGTATGCCAGTCGTCGAAGCTGGTGGCCGAACTGTACCGCGGCATGATCGATGAGGTCGAACCGTGTCCGAAGTGA
- the LOC121602878 gene encoding ESF1 homolog: protein MKDAKKKSGPAGKGKGDKAAKKQANSSTQQSNGNGNAPKMWDDDRFAHLINNPRYHGMPKSKKTVKIDSRFKAMFDDERFNQKATMDKYGRKIKKTDSDLMRKFYHLDSDEENEEEAAREREREERAMEGRAGSESDEGAEGLQLTKEEKKAGLSGKVKDRLKDLEVDFARGEGLLESSSDDDSDGDEEEEQDVFIEHVWGELDAEAERTEESTRRLAVCHMDWDRIRAVDVMVLLSSFLPPGSAIKSVTIYPSEYGKQRMKEEEERGPQELTVRTIENSDEEEEDEEVQKERLREYQLNRLKYYYAVVECDSVATADKIYKECDGIEYESTANKLDLRFIPDDMEFDDAPKDRCTELPEVGKYVPRIFGTAALHQSKVELTWDENDLERKEFNEKLRDGKWADLPEAELKKYVVCSSSDEEGEDEDGLGSRKSKRPVVRVGPVGSDSDSGEEENGDGTDSDGEPKGSRKEKMIAKYRALLNDIKEQEREQEEDKVGLEFSWKVNGEEEDEANNDQSDAESDDEPAKPPKDDVNPFEKILQKKKEKNKRRKELKKRRKRGELDGSGAEATEDDSSEDDLPHGVDLNDPFFASAFDEKEFGVGQTKQKSKQKEREAIKRAKEEEEREAEENERRRAELELMLDDGEDNRAHFNLRAIQEREIDLRTVSKSKRRALLKKSRREIEEQRNRKAAADDFEVNTEDPRFSAIYSKPDFSIDPTNPAFKKTKAMERLIETKLRKRQLAENDVREENGKVVQPVEKVAKRDVSTTMLVKSIKRKIGKA, encoded by the exons ATGAAGGACGCAAAGAAAAAATCCGGCCCCGCCGGCAAAGGAAAGGGTGATAAAGCAGctaaaaaacaagcaaacagctCGACCCAGCAATCCAACGGCAACGGTAATGCGCCGAAGATGTGGGACGACGACCGGTTCGCCCATCTGATCAACAACCCGCGCTACCATGGCATGCCAAAGTCGAAGAAAACGGTCAAAATCGATAGCCGCTTCAAGGCCATGTTCGACGATGAGCGGTTCAATCAGAAGGCCACGATGGATAAGTACGGCCGGAAGATTAAGAAAACGGACTCGGACTTGATGCGCAAGTTTTACCATCTCGATTCGGATGAGGAGAACGAAGAGGAAGCGGCCCGCGAGCGGGAACGGGAGGAGCGGGCGATGGAGGGTCGGGCCGGATCGGAATCGGATGAAGGTGCCGAAGGGTTGCAGCTGACGAAGGAGGAAAAGAAAGCGGGCCTGTCGGGCAAGGTGAAGGACCGGCTAAAGGATTTGGAGGTGGATTTTGCACGTGGAGAAGGGTTGCTGGAGTCTTCCTCCGACGACGATTCGGACGgtgatgaggaggaggaacaGGATGTGTTCATTGAGCACGTGTGGGGCGAGCTGGATGCGGAAGCGGAGCGGACGGAAGAATCCACCCGACGGTTGGCCGTCTGCCATATGGACTGGGACCGTATCCGGGCGGTGGATGTAATGGTGCTGCTGAGCTCATTTCTTCCCCCGGGTTCGGCCATCAAGAGTGTAACG ATTTATCCATCGGAGTATGGCAAACAGCGCAtgaaggaagaggaggaacGAGGCCCGCAGGAGTTGACTGTCCGCACGATTGAAAACTCcgacgaagaggaggaggatgaaGAGGTACAGAAGGAACGGTTGCGCGAATATCAGCTTAATCGGTTAAAATATTACTATGCCGTCGTGGAGTGCGATTCGGTCGCGACGGCCGATAAGATCTACAAGGAGTGCGACGGCATCGAGTACGAAAGTACGGCTAACAAGCTAGACCTGCGCTTCATTCCGGACGATATGGAGTTTGACGATGCGCCGAAGGATCGCTGTACCGAGCTGCCGGAGGTGGGCAAGTACGTGCCGCGTATCTTCGGCACGGCCGCACTGCACCAGTCGAAGGTGGAGCTGACGTGGGACGAGAACGATCTCGAGCGGAAGGAGTTCAACGAGAAGCTGCGGGACGGCAAGTGGGCAGATCTGCCCGAGGCCGAGCTGAAGAAGTACGTGGTGTGTTCGAGCAGCGACGAGGAGGGCGAAGATGAGGATGGTTTGGGCAGTAGAAAATCCAAGCGTCCGGTCGTACGAGTCGGACCAGTGGGCAGTGATAGTGATTCTGGGGAGGAGGAGAATGGCGACGGTACCGACTCGGACGGTGAGCCGAAGGGAAGCCGTAAGGAGAAAATGATCGCAAAGTATCGTGCTCTGCTGAACGACATCAAAGAACAGGAGAGGGAGCAGGAAGAAGACAAGGTCGGCCTGGAGTTCAGCTGGAAGGTGAACGGGGAGGAGGAAGACGAAGCAAACAACGATCAGTCCGATGCCGAATCGGACGATGAACCCGCCAAGCCACCCAAGGACGATGTGAATCCGTTCGAGAAGATTctgcaaaagaagaaggagaaaaacaaGCGCCGAAAGGAGCTGAAGAAGCGCCGGAAGCGCGGCGAACTGGATGGTTCGGGCGCGGAAGCCACCGAGGACGACAGCTCCGAGGATGATCTGCCGCACGGTGTCGAtctaaacgatccattctttGCGAGCGCTTTCGACGAGAAAGAGTTCGGCGTGGGTcaaacgaagcaaaaatcGAAACAGAAGGAGCGCGAAGCGATCAAGCGAGccaaggaggaggaggaacgGGAGGCGGAGGAAAACGAACGGCGCCGGGCGGAGCTGGAGCTAATGCTGGACGATGGCGAGGACAATCGGGCACACTTTAATCTGCGCGCCATTCAGGAGCGTGAAATCGATCTGCGCACggtgtcgaagtcgaagcggCGCGCCCTGCTGAAGAAGAGCCGGCGGGAGATCGAGGAGCAGCGAAATCGGAAGGCGGCAGCGGACGATTTTGAGGTGAACACGGAGGATCCCCGGTTCAGTGCGATCTACTCGAAGCCTGACTTTAGTATCGATCCGACGAATCCGGCATTTAAGAAGACGAAAGCGATGGAGCGGCTGATCGAGACGAAGCTGCGCAAGCGCCAGCTGGCAGAGAACGATGTGAGGGAGGAGAATGGGAAGGTGGTGCAGCCGGTTGAGAAGGTGGCAAAGCGGGACGTCTCCACGACCATGCTGGTGAAGAGCATCAAGCGGAAGATAGGAAAGGCGTAA
- the LOC121602875 gene encoding poly(A) RNA polymerase, mitochondrial-like, whose protein sequence is MLHIYRTTARSKRALIGYGHIRQILVPPTGRQQRSPLCWPIRHCSANVRTFDTMLSTRRAEARKSILVQVSSERSYNELYHYCSQFGTIQSSHHYRVDGDGDGDCHYILLEFGSSAEADAAMQSGVFSTERPGVRARSIFLWFRTGPKPKLIAQEEPNRSLALIDGTRPIQEAELNGLLTAAESIDDQVTILHRVTKLNDLGKRLRFLAVRQLESSLQGMFPQAVAHPFGSSVNGYGRMGCDLDVIMDLDSRSGEPPDRNSRLVYHTKATNPNERTQVQRQLESIGDVLQLFLPGVNSVRRILKARVPIVKYHHEHLDLEIDLTMNNTAGVYMSELLYLFGQLDARVRPLTFCVRRWAQSVGLTNQTPGYWITNFSLTMLVMYFLQQLARPVLPSINRLIQLSASFTSPSSTPVTRFGEGESEWAYTFLKNSSIYGSFRSENEATLEQLLVQFFEFYSQFDFSQRAISLNLGSTILKPDHSPMYIVNPLETVLNVSKNVNLEETELFRMQVRNAVWLLEAHGKETGAPTEPWGLVSLFGPKQQERITPQMFFTKRLLNVKDIFDEVPADAPTQYRNPAVKSQVAAIQRATKAELHKLGAGGGGSSNRTGGVEPRTSSPIEGTGVKLKRNTKRR, encoded by the exons ATGCTTCACATATACCGCACTACAGCTCGTTCTAAACGAGCGCTCATCGGGTATGGTCACATCCGGCAGATACTAGTGCCACCGACCGGGAGACAACAACGATCACCCTTATGCTGGCCGATACGGCATTGCAGTG CCAATGTGCGAACGTTCGACACAATGCTTTCCACCCGCCGTGCGGAAGCGAGAAAGAGCATACTGGTGCAGGTGAGCTCGGAACGATCATACAACGAGCTGTACCACTATTGCTCACAGTTTGGCACAATCCAAAGCTCGCACCACTACCGCGTGGATGGCGACGGGGATGGCGATTGCCATTACATACTGCTCGAGTTCGGCTCGTCCGCCGAGGCGGATGCGGCCATGCAGTCCGGTGTGTTCAGTACCGAGCGACCAGGTGTCCGGGCCCGGTCAATCTTTCTCTGGTTCCGCACCGGCCCCAAACCGAAGCTGATTGCGCAGGAGGAACCGAACCGGTCGCTTGCCCTGATCGACGGCACCCGGCCGATACAGGAGGCGGAACTGAATGGGCTCCTGACGGCGGCGGAAAGCATCGACGACCAGGTGACCATTCTGCACCGCGTTACGAAGCTTAACGATCTCGGCAAACGGTTGCGTTTCCTAGCCGTGCGACAGTTGGAATCTTCCCTGCAGGGAATGTTCCCCCAGGCAGTGGCGCATCCGTTCGGGTCCTCCGTCAACGGGTACGGCCGGATGGGCTGCGACCTGGACGTGATAATGGATCTGGACTCCCGGTCCGGGGAACCGCCGGATCGAAACTCACGGCTCGTGTATCACACCAAAGCAACCAACCCGAACGAGCGGACGCAGGTACAGCGGCAGCTGGAATCGATCGGTGACGTGCTGCAACTGTTTCTACCGGGCGTGAACAGTGTGCGCCGGATACTGAAGGCGCGGGTGCCGATCGTCAAGTACCACCACGAGCATTTGGACCTGGAGATTGACCTCACCATGAACAATACGGCGGGCGTGTACATGTCCGAGCTGCTGTACCTGTTCGGCCAGCTGGACGCCCGGGTCCGTCCGCTCACGTTCTGCGTGCGCCGCTGGGCACAGTCGGTCGGGCTGACGAATCAAACGCCCGGCTACTGGATTACAAACTTTTCGCTCACCATGCTGGTCATGTACTTCCTGCAGCAGCTGGCCCGCCCCGTGCTACCGTCGATCAACCGACTGATTCAGCTCAGTGCCAGCTTCACATCGCCAAGCAGCACGCCGGTCACGCGGTTCGGCGAGGGGGAAAGCGAATGGGCCTACACGTTCCTTAAAAATTCTTCCATCTACGGTTCGTTCCGTAGCGAGAACGAGGCGACGCTCGAGCAGCTGTTGGTGCAGTTTTTCGAGTTTTACTCACAGTTTGACTTCAGCCAGCGCGCAATCAGTCTCAACCTCGGCTCCACTATACTGAAACCCGACCACAGCCCGATGTACATCGTGAACCCGCTGGAAACGGTGCTGAACGTGAGCAAGAACGTTAATCTCGAGGAGACGGAACTGTTTCGGATGCAGGTACGCAATGCGGTGTGGCTGCTGGAAGCGCATGGGAAGGAAACGGGCGCACCGACCGAACCGTGGGGTCTCGTGAGCCTGTTCGGACCGAAGCAGCAGGAGCGCATTACGCCGCAGATGTTCTTCACCAAACGGCTGCTGAATGTGAAGGACATCTTCGATGAGGTGCCGGCGGACGCACCGACACAGTATCGCAACCCGGCCGTTAAGAGCCAGGTGGCGGCCATACAGCGTGCGACAAAGGCGGAACTGCACAAGCTGGGAGCGGGAGGTGGTGGTAGCAGTAATCGAACGGGCGGCGTCGAACCGAGGACATCTTCCCCGATTGAAGGCACGGGCGTAAAGCTAAAGCGAAACACGAAACGGCGGTGA